Below is a window of Tolypothrix bouteillei VB521301 DNA.
GTCAATCACCGCCTTGGAACTACTGAATTCGGTGGTACTTGTGCAAAATTAAATATACATTGCTGAACGCTATACCCTTGATTTAGCAAAGCCAAGAGTGAAAGATAAATATATAAATTAATGTATATAACTACTGACTGGATCTCAGACCACACAGTCAGTTAAGTTCTAAGACAGCGGGGTTAATAATTATTAAGTTTTTCAAAAAAACGCAAAAATACTACTTTCGGCTCGTGACATGATACAAAGACTGTGCTTCTGGGAATACTAAATTAGAAGTATATTATCCAGAGCATAATGTAGATGTTGATACAGCTAGATACAATTTTTGCTATTCCTGGCTATCGCATAACTCAACAAATTTACTCGGGAAGCAAAACCCTGGTTTATCAAGGTATTCGGGAAAAAGACCAACAATCGGTTATCTTAAAACTGATGCGGAATGAATACCCAACCTTTCATGAAATTGCTCAGTTTCGCAAACAGTATGCGATCGCTAAAAATCTCAATTGTGCGGGTATTGTCAAACCCTATAGTTTGGAAAGCTATCGCAACAGTTATGTTTTGATTCTGGAAGACTTTGGCGGTATTTCCTTAAAAGAATATATCACTCGTGTAGAAACTACCCAGACAGCGTTTCTACAACAATTTTTTCACATAGCTGTTCAAATTGCCTCTACCCTTCACGAATTACACTGTCATCGCATCATTCATAAAGACATTAAACCTGCTAATATTCTTATTAATCCCACAACATATGAAGTTAAACTGACAGACTTTAGTATTGCTAGTCTCTTACCGAAAGAAATTCAACAACTGACAAATCCCAATTTTTTAGAAGGGACTCTCGCTTACATTTCTCCAGAACAAACAGGAAGAATGAACCGTGGGATTGACTACCGTAGCGATTTCTATTCCCTTGGCGTCACATTTTTTGAACTCCTGACCGGACAGTTACCCTTCACAACAAACGATTCCATGGAGTTGGTGCATTGTCATATTGCCAAACAACCACCCAAAGCTAATTCTTTAAATTCTAATATTCCCTTAACTATATCAGAGATCATCAGCAAGCTCATGGCAAAAAATGCTGAAGATCGCTATCACAGTGCTTTCGGGTTAAAACACGATTTAGAGATATGCAAGCAGCAGTGGCAAGAAACTGGAAATATTATACCCTTTCAGTTGGGAGAACAGGATATTTCCGAGTATTTTTTGATTCCTGAAAAACTCTACGGTCGTCAACAGGAAGTAGAAACTTTACTTGCGGCTTTTGAGCGAGTCACGGGTGGTAAATCTGAAATAGTTTTGGTTGCAGGTTCATCTGGTATTGGTAAGACAGCTGTTGTCAACGAAGTTCACAAACCAATTGTTCGTCAGCGCAGTTACTTTATTAAAGGTAAGTTCGATCAATTTCAACGCGATATTCCTTTATCGGGATTTTTACAAGCTTTTCAAGATTTAATTAGGCAGTTGTTAAGCGAACCTGAGCCCGTTCTTCAACAATGGAAATCTAAAATCTTATCAGCATTAGGCGAACAGGCTCAAGTAATTGTTGATGTTATTCCCAAACTAGAAGTCATTATTGGACGTCAGCCATCAGTCACTGAACTCTCTGGAACTGCTGCTCAAAATCGTTTAAATTTACTATTCCAGAGATTCATTAATGTCTTCACAACAAAAGAACATCCTTTGGTTATCTTTCTGGATGACTTACAATGGGCAGATACAACTTCGTTAAAATTTATTCATTTATTAAGCAGTAAAAATACTGCTTTGGAAGAGCGAACTAAATACTTCAATCAAGAAAAACAAACTATACCTGAGGGAGCTTTTTTACTTATAGGTGCATATCGAGATAATGAAGTCTCTCAAATGCATCCCCTGTCTGTTACTCTCAATGAAATAGAGAAGACAGGAATTTTAATAAATAAAATTAATTTAAAAGAATTAAATTATAACAGTTTAATAAATTTAATTTGTGATACGCTCAATTGTCAAGAAGCTCTATCTATTCCTCTCACAAAGATTGTATTGACGAAAACAAAAGGCAATCCTTTTTTTACTCATCAATTTCTGAAGTACTTACATGATGAATCCATATTAAAATTTGATTTTTCTCATCGTCTTTGGCAGTACAACATTAATGAAGTTAAAGCCATAGCTCTTACAGATGACGTTGTAGAATTTATGGCACTTCAACTAGAGAAGTTGCCAAGCAAAACTCAAGCAGTCTTAAAACTTGCTGCGTGTATAGGTAACGAATTTGATTTAAGAACTCTTGCTATTATCTATGAAAAATCTGAAGTCGATACAGCAGCGGATTTATGGCAATCGTTACTTGATGGTCTTGTTTTACCTGAAACTGGTTATCAGTTATTAGTTGATGACAGCGAACTTTCATCAATTCCTAACGATGGTTATCAAAAGTATAAATTTGTACACGATCGGGTACAGCAAGCAGCCTATTCTCTCATTCCCAACAATTACAAACAGTCAATTCATTTAAAAATTGGGCAATTGTTACTTAGCAGTTTTTCTGTCGAAGAAAGAAAAGAAAAGATTTTTATTTTAGTCAATCAGTTTAATGTAGCAGCAGAACTGCTAGTCGATCCAAGCGAGCGCGATCGACTGTCACAAATGAATTCGATCGCTGGTCGCAAAGCTTTAGCATCAACAGCTTACGTAGCTGCTGTTAAATATTTAACTACCAGCATTCAATTACTACCAAGCGATACCTGGAAAACCAATTATGATTTTACTCTTGCTTTGTATGAAACAGCCGCAGAAGCAGCATACCTAAGCGGTAACTTTGAACTAGCAGAGCAATTGATAGAAGTGGTATTGATACGAGCAAAAACCCTATTAGAGCGAACAAAAGTTTATGAAATTAAGATTCAGGCTGTTGGAGCACAGAGTAAACCGCTACCAGCAATCGATGTTGCACTGGGGTTTTTAAAACTTTTGGGCATTGAGTTTCCAGAGAGCCCCAACCAAACAGATATTCAAGCAGAAATGGCAGAACTTACATCAAATTTAGCTGGCAGACGTATAGAGGACTTAATCGATTACCCAGAGATGACGGAACCTCATGCACTAGCTGCTATGCGTATTTTATCTAGTGTAACGAGTTTTGCCTATCAAGCTATACCTGAGTTGTTTCCTTTACTCGTATTTAAACAAATCAATCTCTCACTTAAGTATGGCACTTCTCCTTTGTCTGCCCTTGTTTATGTTCGTTACGGAATAATACTTTGTGGAGTTGTGGGAGACATAGAGTTTGGCTATAGATTGGGCAAACTCTCTTTAGATCTGTTGGTTAGATTCCAGGTTAAAGATACCATATCACAGGTTCTTATGGGGTTTAATGGAACTATCAGACTTTGGAAAGAGCATATTCGAGAAATATTGCCCTCTCTTTTAGAAATTTATTCTATTAGTTTAGAAACAGGAAGTTTAGAATATGGAGCTTATGCTCTTTATTGTTACTCCTTCTATGCATATTTTATGGGTGGAGAACTTTCACTGCTCAAGCAGCAAATAGAAAATCACAGCCATGCTCTTGAGTCAACCAATCAGATAATGGTGTTAAATTGGAATAATATCTACCTGCAAAGTGTCTTAAATTTATTAAATAAGCAAGAAAATCCATTTGAGTTAATAGGTGAGGCTTATAATGAAAAAGAAATGATAACATATCATCAGCAAGCCAATGACAGCCTTGGTCTTGTGCATTTGTATTTATGCAAGCTTCAGCTGTGTTATTTACTAGCTGATTACAATAAGGCAGTTGAAAATGCTGTTAATGTCGAGAAGTATATAGAAGTGGCAGTTGGGCATTTAGTTGTTACTGAATTTCATTTCTACGATTCTCTGGCACATCTAGCAGTTTATCCTAATGCTGAGAAAATAGAACAAGCAAAAATTCTGGAAAAGGTATCTGTTAATCAAGAAAAAATGCAGAAATGGGCATACCATGCCCCTATGAATTATTTGCATAAATTTTATTTAGTAGAAGCAGAGCGATGTAGAGTTCTGGGTCAATATCTTGAAGCTGTAAATAGTTACGAGCAAGCAATTACCCTTGCTCAAGAAAATGAGTATGTACATGAAGCGGCTCTAGCCAGCGAATTGACTGGTAAGTTTTATCTGGAGTGGGGCAAACTTAAAATTGCCAAAATTTACATAATAGATGCTTATTATGACTATATCCGTTGGGGCTCAAAAGCTAAAGTTGAGGATTTGGAAAAGCGTTATGCTCAATTCCTTGCTACAATTCTTCAACAAGGAAAACTCAACACCGAACCAGCAACGAATAGCTCTAGTGAAAGTCGCACATCCTTATCTACGAGTGGCTCCAATCAAACTGTCCTTGGGTCAAATAGCAGTATTTCCGATTCTTTAGATTTGGCATCTGTTGTAAAAGCTTCAATTGCTCTGTCTGGAGCAATTGAACTCGAGCAGTTGCTGTCTACTTTAATGGAAGTGGTGATGGAGAATGCTGGAGCTTCTAAGTGTGCTCTCATTTTAAGTGAAGGCGATGCTCCCTCTGGGAGCCGCCCAAAGGGCGATCGCTTAGCAACGGACGTGCATCTGATAGTTTCTGCGGTCAGTTCAAATTCAACAAGTGCGCGGATCGACACAGCATTTCCCTCAATCGGTCTCGAATCAAGCAATGATGTTCCCGTGACTTTAATTAACTACGTCAAGCGAACACAGGAAATCGCAGTCATTGGTGATTTAAAAGATAAACCAGTTTTAGGTACTGATAGCTACATTCTTCGCGAGCAACCCAAAAGTCTCTTGTGTATCCCGATTATCAACCAAGGTAAGTTACTGGGTATTCTTTATCTAGAAAATCATTTAACAGCAGAAGCATTTACACGCGATCGCATAGAACTTCTCAAACTTATTACCACTCAAGCAGCAATTTCTCTAGAAAATGCCATACTCTACCAGAATTTGGCACGAGTTAACGAGCGATTGGAAGAATACAACCGTACTTTAGAAGAAAAAGTGTCAGAGAGAACTCGGGAAATTAATGAAAAAAATCAGCATCTGAAGAAAGCTTTAGAAGAGTTACAAAATACCCAAACTCAATTAATTCAAAGTGAAAAAATGTCTTCTTTAGGGCAAATGGTAGCGGGAATTGCTCATGAAATTAATAATCCCATTAATTTTATTCATGGCAATATTAATTACGCTACAGAATACGTAGAATCTTTATTTGATTTAATTACTATATATCAGCAAGAATTCTCAGATTCTTCCACTCTTGCTCGGGAAAAAGCTATTGAAATTGATTTGGATTTTATAGAAGAAGATTTGCCCAAGCTTTTAGATTCCATGAAGGTGGGAACCTCGCGTATTCGGAATATTGTCTTAGGCTTACGCAACTTCTCTCGTTTGGATGAAGCCGAAATGAAACCTGTTGATATTCATGAGGGTATCGATAACACTTTGATGATTCTGCACCATCGATTTAAGGTAAAAGGCACGCTAGGCGATCGCTTTGAGATAGAAGTTATCAAAGAATACAGTCAGCTGCCTTTAGTTGAGTGCTACCCCGGCCAGCTCAATCAGGTATTTATGAATATTATTGCCAATGCGATCGATGCTCTACACGATTGCGCTGAAGCTCAGGGTATACGTTTGTGCGACGGCTACAAACCAACAATTCGCATTCGGACTGAACTTGCAAACAACGATCGCGTCTCGGTTCGGATTGCTGACAATGGTGCTGGGATACCTGAAGATGTGAGTCAGAAAGTCTTCGATCCATTTTTTACCACTAAATCAGTTGGTAGCGGTACGGGCTTGGGATTATCAATTAGCTATCAGATTGTTGTGGATAAACATAAAGGTAGTCTCACTTACAATTCCATACGCGGTGAGGGAACAGAGTTTGTAGTCCAAATTCCGCTAACACAGTCACATAACTAGCAAATAGGTCAGTGTTAAAAATTGTCGTCATGATAAGGACTAGTAGTAGTAGGCGAGCACTCAGTACCCACCTACTACCGCAAACATTATTTGATATCAATGCTGTGAGGCAAGACGGCGAAACTTAACCTTAAGACCGTCATAAGGATATGGTGTGGGAAACTGAACGAAATTTAAATTTTGTCCCGATACCAGTTCCCACTCATACTCGCGTAGCAACATTGCTGTCAATAGTTTCATTTCTAACTTAGCAAACTCCTTACCGGGGCATTCTCGTAACCCACCGCCAAAAGGTAAATAACCAAATGGTTTTGCTTTATCCTCAGCCCTTTCTGGCGCAAAACGTCCTGGGTCAAAACACTCCGGTTGTGTATAGACAGAAGTGTCTTGATGACTTCTTTTAAATAAGTAAACGACAGTCCAATCTTGGGGAACGCGATAACCGTTGACTTCAAATTCCTTCGTGACTCTGCGGAAACCAAAAGCACCAGGGGGATTAACTCGCAAAACCTCTTTAAGAACTTGGTCCAGATAGTTCATCTGCTTTAAACGTTCTACTGTTAGCGGTTCCTCCAACCCCAACTGTCGTTGTTCTGCACGAGCATTGGCTAAAACTTCCGGAAACTGTGCTAGAAACAGACACATTGATGTCAGCGTTGATGCTGCTGTATCGTGACCTCCAAATAGAAACGTTAAGACTTGTTCTTTCACTTCTTGCAAACTTAACTTATTCCCATCTTCGTCTTGCGCTTGCAACAGCATCCCCAAAAGATCTTGACCGGGATGTGATTGCTGCTGACGCTCTCGGACAATTTCCTCAATGCGTATCAGTAGTTGCTTGCGACTGTGTAATGCTCGACCAAACTTAGTCCAAGGTAAAGGTATTGGTACTGAGAATAGACCATCTCCCCACTTCTCAAACAATTTACTGAAATGGTCATCGTTAGAAGTATCCAAACTTATGAGAAACTTGCAAGCAACATCAAGAGAGAATTTGCTCAGTTCTGGGAACCAGTTGAATGTACCCATGCGTTCCCATTTGTCTAAATAACTGCGGGAGATACTTTCTATACTGGAAAAGGACTGTTCTATGATTTTTGGTTGGAAAACTTTATGGAAAATCTTGCGTCGATTTTGGTGCTCGTTACCTGTTTGGATAAGTAAAGACCCCGACCCTAGCAACGCCCTGGTACATTCAGGCCATCTACTAGCAAGATGCATTTTTTCCTGGGTAAACAATTGGCGATTGGCATCTGCTCCCATTGTAACAACTGTAGGATGCCCAAACAAATTGGTTTTGAAAATAAATCCGTATTGCTTCTGTCGCTTTTCCAGATAATCTGGATCGCACAGAAAGTTTAGCGTTTCACCAAGTAACGGTAGACCAAAGTTACCAGGAGGTAAAGGTAGCGATTGCTGGCTAATAGTTGCTGTCATTATTTTACCTATCTTAGTATTTAACTGGTTCTAACATTTCGACACTTTGATAGCGATCGGTATAAGAATACCAATCGAGATTGCCGCGTATCCAAGCATGCATTATGGATATATATTGCGTCAATTCACTATCTAACTCGTTGCCAAAAACTGGTACACAGGCTTCCAAGCTTGTCAGAGATTTCATCTCTCGATCGTGCATAATAACGGCGCGATCGAGAGAGTTTTCTAAAGAAAGTTGTTGCTGATAGTGCAGTACTAAGACTATGTTGTGGACATCACCACTTGCCATTTCTCTAGAGGCTGAAAAGATATCATTACACCAAGCAAGAACGTTAATTGTCATTAGTTTGAGCTTGTCTACAAAATAATGATTTCTCCAAAAATCACTCAGCATAAAGTTATTGCAAAATTCACTCACTGTCAGGAAAAGATTTCCGCCTACACTGCATCTGCGTATCATCATATAAGCGTCAATGTCAGGCACAATGTTCTGTGCGCGGACTGCTGCTTCTTCAACACATCCTTGAAAGTATTCTTCAAAGCAAAGGAGGAAGTGACGAAACCATTGCATGCTCGCTTTTTGAAACGTCCTCTGTCGCAAATCGTGTAAGGCGTGAGTTAGAGGTATATCATTCTTGGTTGGTTCCGCTCCATTTAAGATTTCCATAAATCTTTTGTGATACACCTTTAGAGCTTCAGGTTGTTTTTTCAACTCTGAGAGATCGCATTGATCGTCCCAAATAAATACCCAACTTAACCAATCGTTTCCAATTTTTAATTCTTCTAACTCACAGTTTGGATAGGCTCGTGCAGCTAGTAAAAAGAATTTTGACTTAGAAAACCGACGATAAGTTGATTCCTTTGCCAGTAAATTGAAGCGCAATACCCATTCTAAAGAAGAATCTTCCAAAACATCAACATATTTATTGATTTGAGATGGAAAAGGACAGTGTAATTTAGGAAAAGTTAATTGAGTCATAATACCTCTCTCAGTGACAGAAACGCAAGACAAATAGACCCAACCTGAAGTCAGTGGGCTGAAATAGAAACTGTAAGTGGTAGCTAATTTCTCCTAACTACCCCTGCCGATAAGACTTACGCACTGTAGGCAGAAAAGAGTATGTGCATTAACGAATCTGCAACCTTAACAGGTTTGCGTTCAAGAAAAATTTACAAAATCCTCACCAGGTTCTCACACTGCATATGTATGCTTGACATCAGAATTATCCTTAAAAAAATGAAGTCATGCATCTCAAAAACAGTTCAAACTGGAAAGTTGAATCAATGCACGTAAAACAGGTTTGATACAGTGCGTAAGTTCTCAGCAAGTGGCTCATCGCGTTCTTACAAAGCAACTCACTGCTTTAAGTAACACGACATTTTGGCCTCAGACATATCCTAATGAAGATTTACAAGAAGTAAATTTTTCTTTTGGAAGTCATGCCGAAAATAAAAGCCATTATTCTTTTGAACTAATACTTGCAAATTGACGTTTCTTTAGGAAAGCAGCTAGAGCAAAACTATGTTCTTGCCAATCAATGCAATCTAATTTAAACATCGATTTCCTCAAGATTTTCCATTTTTTGTTTTTTGAAGTAACAGTGGTTAATCCATAACACGTTATACAGAAATTGAACTTAAGATTCAGTCTGTATTTTGTGGTGTTTAAGATAATCACTGTTGCTTCAAAAACTTTCTTTTATATAATTTTTGTTTTTTTTAATATTTCTCACATCCGTACATTCCTATGTTTAAAAATTTAATCAAGACTCAGTAGAATAGCGTATTTTCTCTTAGAAGTTATAAAGAAAATATAAAAAAATTATGAATACAGGATTTATTGACTGTAGAAAATACGTAAGGTTTTTGTTGTCAAGACTAAAAACACGCATTTCTCTCAGTATTTTGTTAAAATTATTAGTTTTTTTCATTGTTTCTGGTTAAGTATATTTATTTAATTGTCAGGAAATAGTGATTATCAAAGACTGCAAAATATATTTGCTTTTTCAAAAATTAAGAGAAATAACTTTACATGGTTTTTTAAAAATATAGATATCTTTAAAAGATGAGTAGAGCGTTGACACAATAAACACATGGCTAGAACAGGCATTACTGAGGTACAAATACTTGCTAATACGGAAATTGTGCGATCGCGCTTATTGGTCTGTTGCGAGTCTTTATTTGAAGGCCGTCGCGATGAAAAAAGTTCACTACCAAGTATGAAACAAGCGTCTTTACCTTTTACTAAGCCACTTGCTGTAGCCTGTGGAACCCGCCCACTACAGTGGCTCCTCTGCCATCTGCCATCTGCCTTTTTCCAGTCAGAAGTGAAGCGATTTGATAAACCACTACAGACGCTCCAGAGTTTAAAATAAGGTTAGGATGAACCAAAAAAGATAAATATAGAGCCTATTAACGCAATGGAGTTAGCAGAAAATGATGATATAGAAGCATTTCTACTTGAGAGCTATGAAAATCTCGATCGAATTGAACGCGACATTATCGATCTAGAAAAAGCGTCCTCTCAAGGAGAAGCGCTAGTTCGCATTTATCGCTCGCTCCACACCTTAAAAGGGAACTGTGGCTTTTTACCGTTTCCAAAGTTGGAATCACTAGCCCATGCGGGAGAGAGTTTGTTAAGTGCGCTACGCGATCGTCTAAAGCACTCGCCCTCTGGCGAGCGCAAGCTAGCGGTAACTCCTCAAATCGTTAGTATCTTACTCCAGACAGTTGACAGCATCCGGCAGATTCTTTCTCAAATAAAGACGACCAAGCATGAGGGCAACAACGATTACTCATCACTCATCAAGGCTTTAACTCAATTGCAGGAAACCGAACAAGCAGACACAGTGTCTGCATTACCTCACTCTGCTGTTAAGACTCCAATACTACAGCAAAGTAAGTTTGTTGAGTCGAGTGATAGCGAACTTCCAGAAGTGTCAGCCCTAACTGCATCAGAATCTTCTCACATCCGAGTCAGCGTTTCTCTATTAGATCGGGTGATGAACTTAGTCGGAGAACTCGTTTTAGTCCGCAACCAAGTCCTCGGATTTTCAGACCAGTTTCAGGATAGTGCCTTTGATGCGACTTGCCAGCGCCTTAACCTAATTACAGCCCAGTTGCAGGAAGGGGTGATGAAAACTCGTCTACAGCCAATGAGTACCATTTGGCAAAAATTCCCTCGCGTGATTCGCGATTTGGCACTCGCCTCCGGGAAACAAGTTCAGGTAGAAATGGAAGGAGCAGATACGGAACTCGATAAAAGTATTGTAGAAGCCATCAAGGACCCTTTGACTCACGTAGTCCGTAACTGCATCGATCATGGTATTGAGTTACCAGCAGAGCGGACCGCTTGTGGTAAATCAACCATAGGGCACATATTTTTGAGAGCTTTTTATGAAAGCGGTAAAGTCAATATTGAGATCGGCGATGACGGTCGCGGTCTCGACCCAGAACGACTCAAAGTGCGAGCGCAGCAGCTTGGTTTAATGAATGCCATACAGGCTGCGAGCGCAAGCGAGTCGGAAGCGATAAACTTAATTTTTTTACCAGGCTTCTCGACTAGCGATCGGGTAACCAACCTTTCTGGGCGAGGGGTTGGTATGGATATTGTTAAGAGTAATATTGAGAAAATTAACGGCAGCATTGAAATTTACAGTCAACCGGGACAAGGAACGACGTTTAAACTGAAGATTCCATTGACCTTGACAATTATCCCAGCATTAATTGTCACCTGTGGGGGCGATCGCTATGCTATTCCCCAAACGAGCCTGCAAGAGTTAGTTTGCTTAGAAGCAGAACAGGTACTTAATAGTATCGAGATGCTTTACGACGTTCCCGTGTATCGCTTGCGGGGCGATCTTGTACCACTGGTTTACTTAAATCAAGTGTTGCACATCAAAGACAAGGTTACTCATTTAGAAACACTGAGTCTGGTAATTGTCCAAGCTGAGAACTGTCGATTTGGTCTGTTCGTAGACACCATTGAAGATATTCTAGAGATTGTCGTTAAACCTCTAGGAAAGCAGTTGCAGGCACTATCCCTATTTGCAGGCGCTACTATCCTTGGCGATGGCAAAGTAGCATTGATTGTAGATGTCGTCGGTTTGGCAAACCGGGCTGGTATAATCACGAAACAAAAGCATCTGTTGTCGGGCGATACAGTCGCAGAGAACCAAGATCTGGTGAATCGCCAACAGATTTTACTATTTCAGGGTCCCCAAGGTACACGCATGGGTATTCCCCTAACAATAGCATTTCGGCTTGAAGAAATTCCTCGTTCCGCTGTGGAGAAAGTCGGAAATCATTATGTGGTGCAGTCTTACAATAGAATTTTGCCACTGATCGATCTGCATACTATATTTGGTGATGGCGAAGGAGCTTTTGCAAGTGAAGCAGATTCGCTTGCGCTCGTGATTGTCTCTCCCTACTCAGAACTGAGTGTCGGGCTAGTGGTCGATCGCATTCTTGATATAGTAGACGAATCATTAACAATCAAAGGTATTCCTAGCAGACCGGGCGTTCTTTTGAGTGCTGTTATTCAAGGTCAAATTACAGAAATTCTTGACATTGAAACTGTGATTCGGATGTCCAACCCCTATTTACTGCAAACAACCAATCGTGGCTGAACAAAAACTTTGCACTTTTTTTGTCAATGAAATTTACTTTGGCATTGATATAAAGTATGTTCAAGAGGTGATTCGCTCCCAAGTGATGACTCACGTACCTTTAGCACCACCTGATATTTGTGGGCTCATTAACCTGCGAGGACAAATTTTGACGGCGATCGATTTGCAGAGGCGATTGGAAATGGGCGAGTCGTTCATGCGCTCGACCGCTAAATTTGTAGATGAAGTTCAGGGATTTAATATTGTTGTATGTTCGGAGGATGAAGAAGTTAGCTTGCTCGTTGATGAAGTTGGAGATGTCTTGGAATTTACAACAAAAACCTTTCAACCTCCACCCGCAACGCTAAAAGGTAAAATGCGTCAAATGCTAGCAGGAGCTTACCCACTCGAAGAGGGGTTTGTGCTAGTTCTAGACATCAAAAAAATTTTAAATTAACATTTAAAATCAGCATAAAGGAGCGCTTGGTCATGACTACAAATCGGGCTGGCAAAACAGCCAACTCTA
It encodes the following:
- a CDS encoding trifunctional serine/threonine-protein kinase/ATP-binding protein/sensor histidine kinase → MLIQLDTIFAIPGYRITQQIYSGSKTLVYQGIREKDQQSVILKLMRNEYPTFHEIAQFRKQYAIAKNLNCAGIVKPYSLESYRNSYVLILEDFGGISLKEYITRVETTQTAFLQQFFHIAVQIASTLHELHCHRIIHKDIKPANILINPTTYEVKLTDFSIASLLPKEIQQLTNPNFLEGTLAYISPEQTGRMNRGIDYRSDFYSLGVTFFELLTGQLPFTTNDSMELVHCHIAKQPPKANSLNSNIPLTISEIISKLMAKNAEDRYHSAFGLKHDLEICKQQWQETGNIIPFQLGEQDISEYFLIPEKLYGRQQEVETLLAAFERVTGGKSEIVLVAGSSGIGKTAVVNEVHKPIVRQRSYFIKGKFDQFQRDIPLSGFLQAFQDLIRQLLSEPEPVLQQWKSKILSALGEQAQVIVDVIPKLEVIIGRQPSVTELSGTAAQNRLNLLFQRFINVFTTKEHPLVIFLDDLQWADTTSLKFIHLLSSKNTALEERTKYFNQEKQTIPEGAFLLIGAYRDNEVSQMHPLSVTLNEIEKTGILINKINLKELNYNSLINLICDTLNCQEALSIPLTKIVLTKTKGNPFFTHQFLKYLHDESILKFDFSHRLWQYNINEVKAIALTDDVVEFMALQLEKLPSKTQAVLKLAACIGNEFDLRTLAIIYEKSEVDTAADLWQSLLDGLVLPETGYQLLVDDSELSSIPNDGYQKYKFVHDRVQQAAYSLIPNNYKQSIHLKIGQLLLSSFSVEERKEKIFILVNQFNVAAELLVDPSERDRLSQMNSIAGRKALASTAYVAAVKYLTTSIQLLPSDTWKTNYDFTLALYETAAEAAYLSGNFELAEQLIEVVLIRAKTLLERTKVYEIKIQAVGAQSKPLPAIDVALGFLKLLGIEFPESPNQTDIQAEMAELTSNLAGRRIEDLIDYPEMTEPHALAAMRILSSVTSFAYQAIPELFPLLVFKQINLSLKYGTSPLSALVYVRYGIILCGVVGDIEFGYRLGKLSLDLLVRFQVKDTISQVLMGFNGTIRLWKEHIREILPSLLEIYSISLETGSLEYGAYALYCYSFYAYFMGGELSLLKQQIENHSHALESTNQIMVLNWNNIYLQSVLNLLNKQENPFELIGEAYNEKEMITYHQQANDSLGLVHLYLCKLQLCYLLADYNKAVENAVNVEKYIEVAVGHLVVTEFHFYDSLAHLAVYPNAEKIEQAKILEKVSVNQEKMQKWAYHAPMNYLHKFYLVEAERCRVLGQYLEAVNSYEQAITLAQENEYVHEAALASELTGKFYLEWGKLKIAKIYIIDAYYDYIRWGSKAKVEDLEKRYAQFLATILQQGKLNTEPATNSSSESRTSLSTSGSNQTVLGSNSSISDSLDLASVVKASIALSGAIELEQLLSTLMEVVMENAGASKCALILSEGDAPSGSRPKGDRLATDVHLIVSAVSSNSTSARIDTAFPSIGLESSNDVPVTLINYVKRTQEIAVIGDLKDKPVLGTDSYILREQPKSLLCIPIINQGKLLGILYLENHLTAEAFTRDRIELLKLITTQAAISLENAILYQNLARVNERLEEYNRTLEEKVSERTREINEKNQHLKKALEELQNTQTQLIQSEKMSSLGQMVAGIAHEINNPINFIHGNINYATEYVESLFDLITIYQQEFSDSSTLAREKAIEIDLDFIEEDLPKLLDSMKVGTSRIRNIVLGLRNFSRLDEAEMKPVDIHEGIDNTLMILHHRFKVKGTLGDRFEIEVIKEYSQLPLVECYPGQLNQVFMNIIANAIDALHDCAEAQGIRLCDGYKPTIRIRTELANNDRVSVRIADNGAGIPEDVSQKVFDPFFTTKSVGSGTGLGLSISYQIVVDKHKGSLTYNSIRGEGTEFVVQIPLTQSHN
- a CDS encoding cytochrome P450, which gives rise to MTATISQQSLPLPPGNFGLPLLGETLNFLCDPDYLEKRQKQYGFIFKTNLFGHPTVVTMGADANRQLFTQEKMHLASRWPECTRALLGSGSLLIQTGNEHQNRRKIFHKVFQPKIIEQSFSSIESISRSYLDKWERMGTFNWFPELSKFSLDVACKFLISLDTSNDDHFSKLFEKWGDGLFSVPIPLPWTKFGRALHSRKQLLIRIEEIVRERQQQSHPGQDLLGMLLQAQDEDGNKLSLQEVKEQVLTFLFGGHDTAASTLTSMCLFLAQFPEVLANARAEQRQLGLEEPLTVERLKQMNYLDQVLKEVLRVNPPGAFGFRRVTKEFEVNGYRVPQDWTVVYLFKRSHQDTSVYTQPECFDPGRFAPERAEDKAKPFGYLPFGGGLRECPGKEFAKLEMKLLTAMLLREYEWELVSGQNLNFVQFPTPYPYDGLKVKFRRLASQH
- a CDS encoding terpene synthase family protein, with translation MTQLTFPKLHCPFPSQINKYVDVLEDSSLEWVLRFNLLAKESTYRRFSKSKFFLLAARAYPNCELEELKIGNDWLSWVFIWDDQCDLSELKKQPEALKVYHKRFMEILNGAEPTKNDIPLTHALHDLRQRTFQKASMQWFRHFLLCFEEYFQGCVEEAAVRAQNIVPDIDAYMMIRRCSVGGNLFLTVSEFCNNFMLSDFWRNHYFVDKLKLMTINVLAWCNDIFSASREMASGDVHNIVLVLHYQQQLSLENSLDRAVIMHDREMKSLTSLEACVPVFGNELDSELTQYISIMHAWIRGNLDWYSYTDRYQSVEMLEPVKY